Proteins found in one Triticum aestivum cultivar Chinese Spring chromosome 4D, IWGSC CS RefSeq v2.1, whole genome shotgun sequence genomic segment:
- the LOC123100665 gene encoding senescence-specific cysteine protease SAG39-like produces the protein MFRPPFGAVGRTLARRWLCSSPLRPRLRYLHSQRNSWDTAGRRFSRDRRTYVMVMPACCVGLGLWYMKKIEERAAEKSARPSKIDWVEAGVVSPVVRNQKGCGCCWAMAAVASVEAVHNLKTSQSISLSVQELIDCNFNILNRGCQHGTSLLALWYIQKDGLSSESSYPYMARMSMSGCKKRKKPAARISGFRLVYWTEDALEKAVAKQPVIVRLQGTTDLLNYKGGIMDYETLPEETKRHAVLIVGYGTDPDGVKYWRFKNSWGEGWGEGGFGRIRRHVADKRGVLGIFMKPGLYPVLNI, from the exons ATGTTTCGTCCGCCGTTTGGCGCCGTGGGGAGGACCCTGGCGCGCCGGTGGTTATGCAGCTCGCCGTTGAGGCCAAGGCTTCGATACCTACAC TCTCAGAGGAATTCTTGGGATACTGCTGGCCGTCGCTTTAGCAG GGACCGCAGAACGTATGTGATGGTAATGCCTGCATGTTGCGTTGGTCTTGGACTTTGGTACATGAAGAAAATTGAAGAGCGTGCAGCTGAGAAGTCTGCCCGCCCGTCAAAGATCGACTGGGTCGAAGCTGGTGTTGTCTCTCCGGTCGTGAGGAACCAAAAAGGTTGCG GCTGCTGTTGGGCCATGGCTGCTGTAGCCTCGGTCGAAGCAGTACACAATCTGAAGACCTCACAGTCAATCTCCCTATCAGTTCAAGAGCTCATTGACTGCAACTTCAACATACTGAACAGAGGCTGCCAGCATGGTACCTCTCTTCTTGCTCTCTGGTATATACAAAAAGATGGACTCTCGAGCGAATCCTCCTACCCATACATGGCTCGGATGAGTATGTCGGGTTGCAAGAAGCGCAAAAAGCCAGCAGCAAGGATATCAGGCTTTCGCCTTGTCTACTGGACCGAGGATGCACTGGAGAAAGCAGTAGCGAAGCAGCCCGTGATTGTCAGATTACAGGGCACAACTGATTTGCTGAATTACAAAGGAGGCATCATGGACTATGAAACCTTGCCAGAAGAAACTAAAAGGCACGCggtcttgattgtgggttatggcACGGATCCCGACGGTGTTAAGTATTGGCGCTTTAAAAACTCATGGGGAGAGGGTTGGGGCGAGGGTGGGTTTGGGAGGATACGCAGACATGTTGCCGACAAGAGAGGTGTCTTGGGTATATTTATGAAGCCAGGGCTGTATCCGGTGCTTAATATCTGA